A window of the Microbacterium sp. AZCO genome harbors these coding sequences:
- a CDS encoding universal stress protein encodes MTGRIVVGYTATDAGADAVALGARLAAALGSSVELVLVLPAEDRSVITPPDAGYDRYLQGQAEAWLQTAAESIPDAVTHAAHVRFGDSFAEGLIAAAHEFDADLIVVGAANGGLRGRHRLGTVANELLHSSDVPVALAPEGSRRFEATGVSRVTVAIGTRPGAEALLEESVSLAIAAHAHLRLLSLVSVDLPASVDTGVIRVAGAAHADDVLGKALDTLPEAVEADVVVARGDSIEEAVAHLSWEPGELAVVGSSRLAQPRRLFLGSTAAKMLHELPVPMVVVPRTRDKEGSRV; translated from the coding sequence ATGACGGGTCGCATCGTCGTCGGCTATACGGCGACGGATGCCGGAGCCGACGCCGTCGCGCTGGGCGCGCGCCTCGCCGCGGCGCTCGGCTCGTCCGTCGAGCTCGTGCTCGTCCTCCCCGCCGAGGACCGCAGCGTCATCACGCCGCCCGACGCCGGGTACGACCGATACCTGCAGGGACAGGCGGAGGCCTGGCTGCAGACGGCCGCCGAGTCGATCCCGGATGCCGTGACCCACGCCGCGCACGTGCGCTTCGGCGACTCCTTCGCGGAGGGCCTCATCGCCGCCGCGCACGAGTTCGACGCCGACCTCATCGTGGTCGGCGCCGCCAACGGCGGCCTTCGCGGCCGCCACCGCCTCGGCACCGTCGCGAACGAGCTGCTGCACTCCTCCGATGTGCCCGTCGCCCTCGCGCCCGAGGGCTCGCGCCGCTTCGAGGCGACCGGCGTGAGCCGCGTCACTGTCGCGATCGGCACGCGCCCCGGCGCTGAGGCTCTCCTGGAGGAGAGCGTCTCGCTCGCCATCGCCGCGCACGCGCACCTGCGCCTGCTCTCGCTCGTGTCGGTCGACCTCCCCGCGTCGGTCGACACCGGTGTCATCCGGGTCGCCGGTGCGGCGCATGCGGACGACGTGCTGGGCAAGGCGCTCGACACGCTGCCCGAGGCCGTCGAGGCCGACGTCGTCGTCGCCCGCGGCGACAGCATCGAGGAGGCCGTCGCGCACCTCAGCTGGGAGCCCGGCGAGCTCGCCGTCGTCGGCTCGAGCCGCCTCGCCCAGCCCCGCCGCCTGTTCCTCGGCTCGACTGCGGCGAAGATGCTGCACGAGCTTCCCGTCCCGATGGTCGTCGTGCCCCGAACACGCGACAAGGAAGGTTCCCGCGTATGA
- a CDS encoding NAD(P)/FAD-dependent oxidoreductase yields MSELTRDVVVIGAGAAGLTAANQLKKAGLSVAVLEARDRVGGRLWTDVIDGATLEIGGQWVSPDQQALIDTIDELGLETYDRYREGDSVYVGPDGVAKRFTGEMFPVSAETERIIAEITDELDAMVAEIDPDRPWAHPKAAEWDSVSWEAWLRAKTDDDEAVRNLAFPTGSAMLTKPIHAVSLLQSLLMAASAGSYSHLVDADFILDKRVVGGLQQVPLLLAERLGDDVFLGSPVRTLEWSDASTGSGTSVTATTDTQTVHARYAILAHAPVLYSRIQFVPALPRRQHQLHQHLSMGFVIKVHAVYETPFWREKGLSGTAFSPYELSHEAYDNTNHGDERGTLVGFVSDQNADDVFALSAEERKERILESLSHYYGPEAKNPVVYYESDWGSEEWTRGAYAASFDLGGLHRYGADLRTPVGPIHFACSDMAGAGYQHVDGAIRMGRFVAANIIDEAHA; encoded by the coding sequence ATGTCTGAGCTGACGCGCGACGTCGTCGTCATCGGAGCCGGAGCGGCCGGACTCACGGCCGCCAACCAGCTGAAGAAGGCGGGGCTCTCGGTCGCCGTCCTCGAGGCGCGGGACCGCGTCGGCGGACGCCTGTGGACCGACGTCATCGACGGCGCGACGCTCGAGATCGGCGGACAGTGGGTGTCGCCCGATCAGCAGGCGCTCATCGACACCATCGACGAGCTCGGGCTCGAGACGTACGACCGCTACCGTGAGGGCGACTCCGTGTACGTCGGGCCCGACGGTGTGGCCAAGCGCTTCACGGGCGAGATGTTCCCCGTGTCGGCCGAGACCGAGCGCATCATCGCCGAGATCACCGACGAGCTCGACGCGATGGTCGCCGAGATCGACCCCGATCGCCCGTGGGCGCACCCGAAGGCCGCCGAGTGGGACTCCGTCTCGTGGGAGGCGTGGCTGCGCGCCAAGACCGACGACGACGAGGCCGTCCGCAACCTCGCGTTCCCGACCGGCTCGGCGATGCTCACGAAGCCGATCCACGCCGTCTCGCTCCTGCAGTCGCTCCTCATGGCCGCCTCGGCCGGCAGCTACTCGCACCTCGTCGACGCCGATTTCATCCTCGACAAGCGCGTCGTCGGCGGTCTGCAGCAGGTGCCGCTCCTCCTCGCCGAGCGCCTCGGCGACGACGTCTTCCTCGGCTCGCCGGTGCGCACGCTCGAGTGGTCGGACGCTTCGACGGGGTCGGGGACCAGCGTCACGGCGACGACCGACACGCAGACGGTGCACGCCCGCTACGCGATCCTCGCGCACGCGCCCGTGCTGTACAGCCGCATCCAGTTCGTCCCGGCCCTCCCGCGTCGCCAGCACCAGCTGCACCAGCACCTCTCGATGGGCTTCGTCATCAAGGTGCACGCCGTCTACGAGACCCCGTTCTGGCGCGAGAAGGGCCTGTCGGGCACGGCGTTCAGCCCCTATGAGCTGTCGCACGAGGCGTACGACAACACCAACCACGGCGATGAGCGCGGCACCCTCGTGGGCTTCGTCTCCGATCAGAACGCCGACGACGTCTTCGCACTGTCGGCCGAGGAGCGCAAGGAGCGCATCCTCGAGTCGCTCTCGCACTACTATGGCCCGGAGGCCAAGAACCCCGTCGTCTACTACGAGAGCGACTGGGGCAGCGAGGAGTGGACGCGCGGCGCGTACGCCGCGAGCTTCGACCTCGGCGGGCTCCACCGCTACGGCGCCGACCTCCGTACGCCCGTCGGACCGATCCACTTCGCGTGCAGCGACATGGCGGGCGCCGGCTACCAGCACGTCGACGGCGCCATCCGCATGGGCCGCTTCGTCGCGGCGAACATCATCGACGAGGCGCACGCATGA
- the gabT gene encoding 4-aminobutyrate--2-oxoglutarate transaminase, whose translation MTAIDTVTATPLGGPSLPQERRLVTSIPGPRSQELLDRKAAAVAAGVGHTAPIEAVAAGGGVIVDADGNSLIDLGSGIAVTSVGNAHPKVVEAVQAQVAQFTHTCFMVSPYESYVAVAEALNRVTPGDHVKKSALFNSGAEAVENAIKIARKFTKKSAVVAFDHGYHGRTNLTMALTAKAMPYKSGFGPFASEIYRAPLSYPFRDGLDGGLAAKKAISVIEKQVGADNLAAVIIEPIQGEGGFIVPADGFLNAIVDWCRANNVVFIADEIQTGFARTGAMFASERFGIVPDLITTAKGIAGGLPLAAVTGRAEIMDASHTGGLGGTYGGNPIACAAALASIEVYETEGLIERANEIGEILTTRLRELQASDPRVGDVRGYGAMIAAEFVDPATGEPDAALTGAIAKACIADGVIVLTCGTYGNVIRFLPPLTIPDALLHEGIDVVAAALAAN comes from the coding sequence ATGACCGCCATCGACACCGTCACCGCAACGCCGCTGGGCGGGCCCTCACTGCCGCAGGAGCGCCGCCTCGTCACGAGCATCCCCGGCCCCCGCTCGCAGGAGCTGCTCGACCGCAAGGCCGCCGCCGTCGCGGCGGGCGTCGGTCACACGGCCCCCATCGAGGCCGTCGCGGCCGGCGGGGGAGTCATCGTCGACGCCGACGGCAACTCGCTCATCGACCTCGGCTCCGGCATCGCCGTCACGAGCGTCGGCAACGCCCACCCCAAGGTCGTCGAGGCCGTTCAGGCCCAGGTCGCGCAGTTCACGCACACGTGCTTCATGGTCTCGCCGTACGAGTCGTACGTCGCGGTCGCCGAGGCCCTCAACCGCGTCACCCCGGGTGACCACGTCAAGAAGAGCGCGCTGTTCAACTCCGGCGCCGAGGCGGTCGAGAACGCGATCAAGATCGCCCGCAAGTTCACGAAGAAGTCGGCCGTCGTCGCCTTCGACCACGGCTACCACGGCCGCACCAACCTCACGATGGCGCTCACCGCGAAGGCGATGCCCTACAAGAGCGGCTTCGGGCCGTTCGCGTCGGAGATCTACCGCGCGCCCCTCTCGTACCCGTTCCGCGACGGGCTCGACGGCGGCCTCGCTGCCAAGAAGGCCATCTCGGTCATCGAGAAGCAGGTCGGCGCCGACAACCTCGCCGCCGTCATCATCGAGCCCATCCAGGGCGAGGGCGGCTTCATCGTGCCGGCCGACGGGTTCCTCAACGCCATCGTCGACTGGTGCCGCGCGAACAACGTCGTCTTCATCGCCGACGAGATCCAGACCGGCTTCGCCCGCACGGGCGCGATGTTCGCCAGCGAGCGCTTCGGCATCGTCCCCGACCTCATCACGACGGCCAAGGGCATCGCGGGCGGGCTTCCCCTCGCCGCCGTCACGGGTCGCGCCGAGATCATGGATGCCTCGCACACGGGCGGCCTCGGCGGCACCTACGGCGGCAACCCGATCGCCTGCGCCGCGGCGCTCGCCTCGATCGAGGTGTACGAGACCGAGGGCCTCATCGAGCGCGCGAACGAGATCGGCGAGATCCTCACGACCCGCCTGCGCGAGCTGCAGGCCTCCGACCCCCGCGTCGGCGACGTCCGCGGATACGGCGCCATGATCGCCGCCGAGTTCGTCGACCCGGCGACGGGTGAGCCCGACGCCGCCCTCACCGGGGCCATCGCCAAGGCGTGCATCGCCGACGGCGTCATCGTGCTCACGTGCGGCACCTACGGCAACGTGATCCGTTTCCTCCCGCCCCTCACGATCCCCGACGCGCTGCTCCACGAGGGCATCGACGTCGTGGCCGCGGCACTCGCCGCGAACTGA
- a CDS encoding PucR family transcriptional regulator, which yields MDATAEAPTLRALLKRRELHLRLEGDEDDLAPGALDQYVRWVHSSDLADPTPFLSEGLALLTTGTQFRDAGDETFHSYVHRLAARGVVGLGFGTEVVRDGIPPALAEACRDERMPLFEVPYRTPFIAVARANAEAIAAQAYARRSWALAAQRAIALAALRPDGLGATLSELARQLDTWVGLFDAAGVLTREHPTRGLDDVVLDELADEVGAVLRRGARAGSSLRIGGAPFTMQTLGRGGHLRGVIAIAAGELDQEGRGVVTSVVAMAGLAFEQQQSLARAHDLLRAGLVQSLLTGDAALARRIARDLWGGLPAAPVRIAVTDAAAARSDAVSEWLTLRAAEMRGSVFHGRAEDALVVVAHDDEVFDELATRFEARLGVSEPVPYAEFPDAHAQAVTALRRGTEPVTRFREIAASGVLSALDSEAARSLAAARLAPLREHDAEQGTALVDTVRSWLEHDARIDAAATALGVHRHTVRARIGLAQRLLGTDLTSFAARADLWAALQVARD from the coding sequence ATGGATGCCACGGCCGAGGCCCCGACGCTGCGTGCGCTGCTGAAGCGGCGCGAGCTGCACCTGCGCCTCGAGGGCGACGAGGACGACCTCGCACCCGGCGCCCTCGACCAGTACGTGCGCTGGGTGCACAGCTCCGACCTCGCCGACCCCACGCCCTTCCTGTCCGAGGGCCTCGCGCTCCTCACCACGGGGACGCAGTTCCGGGATGCCGGTGACGAGACGTTCCACTCGTACGTGCACCGTCTCGCGGCGCGGGGCGTCGTAGGACTCGGGTTCGGCACGGAGGTCGTCCGCGACGGCATCCCTCCCGCCCTCGCGGAGGCGTGCCGCGACGAGCGGATGCCGCTCTTCGAGGTGCCCTACCGCACGCCCTTCATCGCCGTGGCGCGAGCGAACGCCGAGGCGATCGCGGCCCAGGCCTATGCGCGGCGCAGCTGGGCGCTCGCGGCGCAGCGCGCCATCGCCCTCGCGGCGCTCCGCCCCGACGGGCTCGGCGCGACGCTATCCGAGCTGGCCCGTCAGCTGGACACCTGGGTCGGGCTCTTCGACGCCGCGGGCGTGCTCACCCGCGAGCATCCGACCCGCGGTCTGGACGACGTCGTGCTCGACGAGCTCGCCGACGAGGTGGGTGCCGTGCTGCGGCGCGGCGCACGCGCCGGGTCGTCGCTGCGCATCGGCGGCGCCCCCTTCACGATGCAGACGCTCGGGCGCGGCGGACACCTGCGAGGCGTCATCGCGATCGCGGCCGGCGAGCTCGACCAGGAGGGCCGCGGCGTCGTGACGTCGGTCGTCGCGATGGCGGGGCTCGCCTTCGAGCAGCAGCAGAGTCTCGCCCGCGCGCACGACCTCCTGCGCGCGGGCCTGGTGCAGTCGCTCCTGACGGGAGACGCCGCCCTCGCGCGCCGCATCGCGCGCGACCTGTGGGGCGGGCTCCCCGCCGCTCCGGTTCGGATCGCGGTGACGGATGCCGCGGCCGCGCGCTCCGACGCCGTGTCGGAGTGGCTGACGCTCCGCGCCGCGGAGATGCGCGGCTCGGTCTTCCACGGCCGCGCCGAGGACGCGCTCGTCGTCGTCGCGCACGACGACGAGGTGTTCGACGAGCTCGCGACCCGGTTCGAGGCGCGGCTCGGGGTGTCCGAGCCGGTGCCGTACGCCGAGTTCCCCGACGCCCACGCCCAGGCGGTCACGGCGCTGCGCCGCGGGACCGAGCCCGTCACGAGGTTCCGCGAGATCGCGGCATCCGGCGTCCTCTCGGCGCTGGACTCCGAAGCCGCCCGGTCGCTCGCCGCCGCCCGGCTGGCCCCGCTGCGCGAGCACGACGCCGAGCAGGGCACCGCGCTCGTCGACACCGTGCGGTCATGGCTCGAGCACGATGCGCGCATCGACGCCGCCGCGACGGCTCTCGGGGTGCACCGCCACACGGTGCGCGCCCGGATCGGCCTCGCCCAGCGCCTCCTCGGCACCGACCTCACCTCATTCGCCGCGCGGGCCGACCTCTGGGCCGCGCTCCAGGTCGCGCGCGACTGA
- a CDS encoding helix-turn-helix domain-containing protein, whose product MTTSLDHRAGVDLADDEEVDPLTIGRRIRQLRTARGMTLEELAAAVHRAPSQLSMIENGRREPKLTLLRGIARALGSTLDALLESEPLDERATLEIALERAMKGQTFQALGIAPFRIGKTVPTDALKAMLALQTEIERLRDERAATPEEARRANVALRRLMRTQNNYFPELEEQARSLLDAVDHPGGPLTQRTASDIAAHLGFTLHYVPDLPQTTRSVADIKNGRLYLSSRLTTKGDPRTSVLQALSSRILGHREPTSYAEFLRQRVETNYLTGALLIPEAHAVPFLEDAKKDRAISIEDLRDAYSVSYETAAHRFTNLATRHLGIPVHFLKVHESGVITKVYENDDVNFPTDRLGAIEGQMCCRKWTSRVVFDVDDHFNPYYQYTDTGNGTYWCTARVELSSEGAHSISVGVRFDDTKWFLGRDTPNRGVSKHSVEVCCRRAPAELESAWREQSWPNVRTPRTLLATLPTGAFPGVDTTDVYEFLEAHAPR is encoded by the coding sequence ATGACGACGTCGCTCGACCACCGTGCCGGGGTCGATCTCGCCGACGATGAAGAGGTGGATCCCCTCACCATCGGCCGCCGCATCCGGCAGCTGCGAACCGCTCGCGGCATGACGCTCGAAGAGCTCGCCGCCGCCGTCCATCGCGCGCCGAGCCAGCTCTCGATGATCGAGAACGGGCGTCGGGAGCCGAAGCTCACGCTGCTTCGTGGGATCGCGCGAGCCCTGGGCTCGACCCTCGACGCCCTCCTCGAGTCGGAGCCGCTCGACGAGCGGGCCACCCTCGAGATCGCCCTCGAAAGGGCCATGAAGGGGCAGACGTTCCAGGCGCTCGGGATCGCCCCGTTCCGGATCGGCAAGACCGTCCCGACCGATGCCCTGAAGGCGATGCTCGCGCTGCAGACCGAGATCGAGCGGCTGCGCGACGAGCGGGCCGCGACGCCGGAGGAGGCCCGCCGGGCGAACGTCGCCCTCCGTCGCCTCATGCGCACGCAGAACAACTACTTCCCCGAGCTCGAGGAGCAGGCCCGGTCGCTACTCGACGCCGTCGACCATCCGGGCGGACCGCTCACGCAGCGCACGGCGTCCGACATCGCGGCGCACCTCGGCTTCACGCTGCACTACGTGCCCGACCTGCCGCAGACGACCCGGAGCGTCGCCGACATCAAGAACGGGCGGCTCTATCTGTCGAGCCGGCTCACGACGAAGGGCGACCCCCGCACGTCGGTGCTGCAGGCGCTGTCGAGCCGCATCCTCGGCCACCGGGAGCCGACGAGCTACGCCGAGTTCCTGCGGCAGCGGGTCGAGACGAACTACCTCACGGGCGCCCTGCTCATCCCCGAGGCGCACGCCGTGCCGTTCCTCGAGGACGCCAAGAAGGATCGGGCGATCTCGATCGAAGACCTCCGCGACGCCTACTCGGTCTCGTACGAGACGGCCGCGCACCGCTTCACCAATCTCGCGACGCGGCATCTCGGCATCCCGGTGCACTTCCTCAAGGTGCACGAGTCGGGCGTCATCACGAAGGTGTACGAGAACGACGACGTCAACTTCCCGACCGATCGGCTCGGCGCGATCGAGGGGCAGATGTGCTGCCGGAAGTGGACGAGCCGCGTCGTGTTCGACGTCGACGACCACTTCAACCCGTACTACCAGTACACCGACACGGGCAACGGCACGTACTGGTGCACGGCCCGCGTCGAGCTGTCCAGCGAGGGCGCGCACTCGATCTCGGTCGGCGTGCGCTTCGACGACACGAAGTGGTTCCTCGGCCGCGACACCCCCAACCGGGGCGTCTCGAAGCATTCGGTCGAGGTGTGCTGCCGGCGGGCTCCCGCCGAGCTCGAGTCGGCCTGGCGCGAGCAGTCGTGGCCCAATGTGCGCACGCCGCGCACGCTGCTCGCGACGCTCCCGACCGGCGCCTTCCCGGGCGTCGACACGACCGACGTCTACGAATTCCTCGAGGCTCACGCCCCCCGCTGA
- the aceB gene encoding malate synthase A: MRTRTQPIPTQTHEPAIEVTGRLGARYDEILTPAALTFLAELHDRFGARRHDRLADRLRRRFEIGNGHDPQFRDDTRHIREDAEWRVAGAGPGLEDRRVEITGPTDPKMTINALNSGAKVWLADQEDATSPTWRNVIEGQLSLFDAIRGQLEFTSPEGKRYEVTATETPTIVMRPRGWHLPENHIRYTDRAGRTMATSGSLVDFGLYFFHNAHQLIANGRGPYFYIAKLESSEEARLWDDVFTFSERYAGIPHGTIRATVLIETLPAAFEMEEILFELRDHIAGLNAGRWDYIFSIIKNYRGRGARFVLPDRSEVTMTVPFMRAYTELLVKTCHKRGAFAIGGMSAFIPNRRDPEVTERAFEKVAADKKREAGDGFDGTWVAHPDLIPVARAQFDAVLGDRPNQLDRQRPEVEVSASDLIDVHIGRPVTAAGVHGNVSVAIRYIEAWLRGLGAVAIDNLMEDAATAEISRSQVWQWIHQDQTTEDGTAITREYIESLITQVLGEAGRTTGDRFDDATEVFREVALGADFPAFLTLPAYSRFLTQTA, from the coding sequence ATGCGCACGCGCACCCAGCCCATCCCCACTCAGACCCACGAGCCCGCCATCGAGGTCACAGGTCGTCTCGGAGCGCGCTACGACGAGATCCTCACGCCCGCCGCGCTCACGTTCCTCGCGGAGCTGCACGACCGCTTCGGCGCCCGCCGCCACGACCGGCTCGCCGACCGGCTGCGTCGCCGCTTCGAGATCGGCAACGGCCACGACCCGCAGTTCCGCGACGACACGCGTCACATCCGCGAGGACGCGGAGTGGAGGGTCGCGGGCGCCGGTCCGGGTCTCGAGGACCGCCGGGTCGAGATCACGGGGCCGACCGACCCCAAGATGACGATCAACGCGCTCAACTCGGGCGCCAAGGTGTGGCTCGCCGACCAGGAGGACGCCACCAGCCCGACCTGGCGCAACGTGATCGAGGGTCAGCTGAGCCTCTTCGATGCGATCCGCGGACAGCTCGAGTTCACGAGCCCCGAGGGCAAGCGGTACGAAGTCACGGCGACCGAGACGCCGACGATCGTGATGCGTCCGCGCGGCTGGCACCTGCCCGAGAACCACATCCGCTACACCGACCGCGCCGGTCGCACCATGGCGACCTCCGGGTCGCTCGTCGACTTCGGGCTGTACTTCTTCCACAACGCGCACCAGCTCATCGCGAACGGCCGGGGCCCGTACTTCTACATCGCCAAGCTCGAGTCGAGCGAAGAGGCGAGGCTGTGGGACGACGTCTTCACGTTCAGCGAGCGGTATGCCGGCATCCCGCACGGCACGATCCGCGCCACGGTGCTCATCGAGACGCTGCCGGCGGCGTTCGAGATGGAGGAGATCCTCTTCGAGCTGCGCGACCACATCGCGGGCCTCAACGCCGGCCGCTGGGACTACATCTTCTCGATCATCAAGAACTACCGCGGACGCGGGGCCCGCTTCGTGCTCCCCGACCGCAGCGAGGTCACGATGACGGTGCCGTTCATGCGCGCCTACACCGAGCTGCTCGTGAAGACGTGCCACAAGCGCGGGGCGTTCGCGATCGGCGGGATGAGCGCCTTCATCCCGAACCGCCGGGATCCTGAGGTGACCGAGCGCGCCTTCGAGAAGGTCGCCGCGGACAAGAAGCGCGAGGCCGGCGACGGCTTCGACGGCACGTGGGTCGCGCACCCCGACCTCATCCCGGTGGCGCGCGCCCAGTTCGACGCCGTCCTCGGCGACCGGCCGAATCAGCTCGACCGGCAGCGGCCGGAGGTCGAGGTGTCGGCGTCGGATCTCATCGACGTGCACATCGGACGACCCGTCACAGCAGCCGGCGTGCACGGCAACGTCTCGGTGGCGATCCGCTACATCGAGGCGTGGCTGCGAGGGCTCGGTGCCGTCGCGATCGACAACCTCATGGAGGATGCCGCGACCGCCGAGATCAGCCGCAGCCAGGTGTGGCAGTGGATCCACCAGGACCAGACCACCGAGGACGGCACCGCGATCACCCGCGAGTACATCGAGTCGCTGATCACCCAGGTGCTCGGCGAGGCCGGCCGGACGACCGGCGACCGCTTCGACGACGCCACCGAGGTCTTCCGCGAGGTCGCGCTGGGCGCCGACTTCCCGGCGTTCCTGACGCTGCCCGCCTACTCGCGGTTCCTGACCCAGACCGCCTGA
- a CDS encoding isocitrate lyase yields MTTYHDDIEAIQALKAQHGETWHAIDPESAARLRAQNRFRTGLEIAQYTADIMRRDMAEYDADSSVYTQSLGVWHGFIGQQKLISIKKHLKSTNKRYLYLSGWMVAALRSEFGPLPDQSMHEKTAVPALIEELYTFLRQADARELDLLFTQLDGARAAGDETAVEFIQSQIDSYETHVVPIIADIDAGFGNPEATYLLAKKMIEAGACAIQIENQVSDEKQCGHQDGKVTVPHEDFLAKVNAVRYAFLELGIDNGIIVARTDSLGAGLTQKLAVSTTPGDLGDQYNAFLDVEEIGERQLSDGDVVIRRDGRLLRPKRLPSNLYQFRAGTGEERVVLDCITSLRNGADLLWIETEKPHIEQIAGMVDAIRKEVPDAKLVYNNSPSFNWTLNFRQQAYDQLAQQGEDVSAYDRADLMSVDYDDTELARLADEKIRTFQRDGSARAGIFHHLITLPTYHTAALSTDDLAKGYFGDEGMLAYVRGVQRREIREGIATVKHQNMAGSDIGDNHKEYFAGDAALKAGGQHNTMNQFS; encoded by the coding sequence ATGACCACCTATCACGACGACATCGAGGCGATCCAGGCGCTGAAGGCGCAGCACGGCGAGACCTGGCATGCCATCGACCCCGAGTCCGCCGCCCGGCTCCGCGCGCAGAACCGATTCCGCACGGGACTCGAGATCGCCCAGTACACGGCCGACATCATGCGGCGCGACATGGCGGAGTACGACGCCGACTCGTCGGTCTACACGCAGTCGCTCGGCGTCTGGCACGGCTTCATCGGCCAGCAGAAGCTGATCTCGATCAAGAAGCACCTGAAGTCCACGAACAAGCGCTACCTCTACCTGTCGGGGTGGATGGTCGCGGCGCTGCGCTCGGAGTTCGGGCCGCTTCCCGATCAGTCGATGCACGAGAAGACCGCGGTGCCGGCTCTCATCGAGGAGCTCTACACGTTCCTCCGGCAGGCCGATGCCCGGGAGCTCGACCTGCTGTTCACGCAGCTCGACGGCGCGCGGGCCGCGGGCGACGAGACGGCGGTCGAGTTCATCCAGTCGCAGATCGACAGCTACGAGACCCACGTGGTGCCGATCATCGCCGACATCGACGCGGGCTTCGGCAACCCCGAGGCCACGTACCTGCTCGCGAAGAAGATGATCGAGGCGGGCGCCTGCGCGATCCAGATCGAGAACCAGGTGTCCGACGAGAAGCAGTGCGGCCACCAGGACGGCAAGGTCACCGTTCCCCACGAGGACTTCCTCGCGAAGGTGAACGCGGTGCGGTACGCCTTCCTCGAGCTCGGCATCGACAACGGGATCATCGTCGCCCGCACCGATTCGCTGGGCGCGGGCCTCACGCAGAAGCTCGCCGTCTCGACCACCCCGGGCGACCTCGGCGACCAGTACAACGCGTTCCTCGATGTGGAGGAGATCGGCGAGAGGCAGCTCAGCGACGGCGATGTGGTGATCCGCCGTGACGGACGGCTGCTGCGGCCGAAGCGCCTGCCGAGCAACCTGTACCAGTTCCGCGCCGGAACCGGCGAGGAGCGCGTCGTGCTCGACTGCATCACGTCGCTGCGCAACGGAGCCGACCTGCTGTGGATCGAGACGGAGAAGCCGCACATCGAGCAGATCGCCGGCATGGTCGACGCGATCCGCAAGGAGGTCCCCGACGCGAAGCTCGTCTACAACAACAGCCCGTCGTTCAACTGGACGCTCAACTTCCGCCAGCAGGCCTACGACCAGCTCGCGCAGCAGGGCGAGGACGTCTCGGCCTACGACCGGGCGGACCTCATGAGCGTCGACTACGACGACACGGAGCTCGCTCGACTCGCCGACGAGAAGATCCGCACCTTCCAGCGCGACGGCTCAGCGCGGGCCGGAATCTTCCACCACCTCATCACGCTCCCGACGTACCACACGGCCGCCCTGTCGACCGATGACCTGGCCAAAGGATACTTCGGCGACGAGGGCATGCTCGCCTACGTGCGGGGCGTGCAGCGCCGCGAGATCCGCGAGGGCATCGCCACCGTGAAGCACCAGAACATGGCCGGAAGCGACATCGGCGACAACCACAAGGAGTACTTCGCCGGCGACGCCGCGCTCAAGGCGGGCGGCCAGCACAACACGATGAACCAGTTCAGCTGA
- a CDS encoding YciI family protein encodes MKYLMLVVVDPSLEKDGEPPVTIEEWVGETYGNGKATDGDRLRPPADAKTIRRRGGKVIVTDGPFAETHEWIAGFDILDVADLDEAIEVASRHPMATDGIIELRPAWPLDL; translated from the coding sequence ATGAAGTACCTCATGCTCGTGGTGGTCGACCCCAGCCTGGAGAAGGACGGCGAGCCGCCCGTCACGATCGAAGAGTGGGTGGGCGAGACCTACGGCAACGGCAAGGCCACGGACGGAGACCGCCTGCGCCCGCCCGCCGACGCGAAGACGATCCGCCGTCGGGGCGGCAAGGTCATCGTCACCGACGGACCGTTCGCCGAGACGCACGAGTGGATCGCGGGCTTCGACATCCTCGACGTCGCCGACCTCGACGAGGCGATCGAGGTCGCTTCTCGGCATCCCATGGCCACCGACGGCATCATCGAGCTGCGGCCCGCCTGGCCCCTCGACCTCTGA